The Alnus glutinosa chromosome 1, dhAlnGlut1.1, whole genome shotgun sequence region TCTCATGCTCAAGGTAGGCCTGTAATTTCCcagttatttttttctcttcttttaagAACGCATACTATTTCATTAGCCTTTTATCTTGGAATTCTTGGTCAATCGGATGATTTAGACTAGTGGGTTTTGGAGTTCTGGTTGATTCAAGCAGGCACGAGCCATGATGTTTATCTAAAGGGGTTGGATATAATTCTAAAATAACATCTTTGATCATGAACTTCTGTAAATCCGTCCCTAAGAATATGTGAGCAAGTAAGGTATTCTTGCTGAATGATAAACTGAAATAgataaaatattctaatatatTTGGGATGTATAGGACTTGTAAGTGTAAATAGTTTGAGGTTAACGTTGTGCTTGTGCTAGATCAAGAAATTTCTGAATATATTGGTACGTTACAAAGAATAATGACATATAATATTTATGATATGTTCATCAAATATGATGTATAtatttctccttttattttttggatcgGGGGGATGCACATAAATATacttgaaaaaagaagaagaaaaaaacagttCAAGTTAAAAGACTGGACAGAGAGAAACATGGAGAAGGAAAATGTTACGATCATAACAAGCAACAAAGACTGATTTTTCTTAATGTTTGTGATTGAAGAATCATAGGATTTTTACATAAAGAAGTTTGTATatatccctatcaaatgaatgtaaaaaaaattcaaagattttcTGATACAAGTAAACTTAATGTCAAGAAGTTGGTCTTATTATAATAAGACAAACTTTCAATTCTTTAGCTAACCCATTTACTGGGTTGTATAGGGACTCAGGTTGAAACGCTTTCTGATAGGAGATGGGGGGAGCAAGAAAAGAAAGCTGAAGATTTCAAGGAGGCCTTCATGGATGATGCAAGTATCACATGGATATCATGTTGTTGAGGATCAATCATTTAGCAGTACTGGTTCAGATCATGAGCCTGAGTCTGACTCTGTTGTGGTACAGAGAGAGCAAATTGATGACCTTGAGTCGTGGTTTTTCGGAGTTTTCGACCCTCAAGTTGGAGATGATGTTACCAAGTACGTGCGATCCCATTTATTTGACAGGAACCCCAAAGAGGTAACATTTTTATACATGAGATGTTTTTCTAGTCTAGATTATGAAGCACAGGTTCTTGTTTTAGAATGTTAATTATCTCGTGCTTTGCAGACTCACATAAGGAGAAAGAGCAAAGAGACAATGAGGAAGGCTTACCTTGGTGCAAGAGCAAAGATCAGAGAGACACAGAAAGCAGATGAGACGAGTAGAGCGGGTTCAGTATCTGTGTTGGTCATCAACACCGAAAAGCTTGTGACGGCTTCCATGGGAAACTATAGAGCTGTTGTCTGCAGAAATGGTGTGGCTCGTGAGATAGGCAAAAGGGACCAGAAATCAGACAAAAGATATTGGTCTCGCAGACTCTTTTCGGGTATGGAAGAACACTTTAATTCATGCTCCGTCTGTGTTTCTCTATACAAACTACATTTTATTAATgagtaataatatttaatagactgttatACGATTGTCGTGTCAACGAAAATCAGCATTTAAATCAGCACAAACTTATAAGAAGACAAAAATTAAGGATTGATTTCTACTACCACGTCATCCCAACTATATGATAGTggtataacaatctactaaataacatttctcttaattaatatACTGAGATAACGAGTTCTTGAAGAAAACAGACTGATAATAGTTTCTGTATTTGTGCATCAAGTACGCAAATATTTGGGCAAAGCAGCCGGCACTAAGCAATCCAAAGGCTCGGACCTTGTTGTTGGTGCTGAAAGAATTGATTCAAGTACTGAATTTGTCATCTTAGCAAGCACTGGCATATGGGAGGTACGATGCTAATTATACATTTCTTTACACTTCCACCTCCTCCTGCCATATTTCCCATGTATTTCTTATATCATCACAGGCATCCCCAGACCAAGGTGGGATGTACTGATGCACAAACAGCTAGTAGTCAGTTGTATCATCTATATTTCAGAAATCAAAGAAAGTCAAAGAGAATTTTTGCCTTGTTAATCCAGGTTATGAATAACCAAGAGGCTGTGCATCTCATCGGGCACATAGAAGATCCACAAGAAGCTGCTGAgtgcttggcaaaggaggctTTAGTCAGAAGGAGCAGAAGCAGCATTTCTTGTTTGATCATGCGCTTTGACTAACAtcttttcatgttttttaattGCGACAgagatttaatttttgttttttacattGGATAGTTTTACTGCATATTGCTTGACAAAACTAAAGCAATATGTAGTGGCAGTGAAAAGACAAcgaagaaatcaaaatttttgttttagttttgtaTTAAAGGCGTGCATGTTTTCTCCAACATATATGGTTTTGTTTCCAAATGTGGGATTCTCTTCGAATATGTACAATAATTTGACCTGATTTTACCAGTCAAGCTGAGGGCTTCCATTTTTGAGGATAGAGCAAATGGAAAGCTTTTGTTTGAGGAGAAGAATGTCTTTGATAATCGGCTCGATCCACCAAATTCTTGAaagatctttatttaaaatCCCCGAGATTAGAATAAAGGGAGTCATCTTAAAGAAGGATACTATTAAGATTTAATTCCGTCCCTTTTTTAAAAGCCAGAAGAGTTAAAGTTACGTTTAGTACGcgaaatagttattccattagaaaaataactaattttattttattaaaaatagaaaaatgtggaATGAAATAGCCATTCTCATGAGCAATGAGAATGATTACTTTAAGTGTGAGATCCTTATCATATACTATAATCCATTCCTAATAAaaacgatttattttttctaacagAGTAGTCATTCCGCGTACCAAACATAACTTTACTTTAGCTTCGTCAAGTAAGGGATCACCATGCGGGTATTTTTCGGTCCAAGCATAATTCACCACACCTTTATGATCACAACATATAGCAACACCCATCATAAAAGAACAATGGACAACTACATCGAAGTTGAGTTTTAGGGAGCATGATGTAACGCCCCCCAATCTTTAGGGTTAGGTTTGTTAATTGAAAGCCTCATAGGAGCTAAAGAATTTACTAGGATGCCTAgaacatttaattaaacaaaatacaaaccaTGAAAATTTAATGCGGAAAGTTTAAGGTCAAAAATATTGATGGAGTATcataaaagtatatattttttctacCCAAAGGCATTTAtttaaaacacaagaaaattaattaatgcatACGAAATCCCTCCCAACCTAGACTATGCATCCAGACCGCTTAGATCACCTGCTTCATAACCTGGAAATTaaggggaaaaaataaataaaagatgagCGAAATGCTCAATAAATAATATTCCTAACCAAGTTAAAAACAcgttagattaaaaaaatttctcaaaatattataaattcaGACCGAAAAGTACTTTTAATTTGAATCACACTTCAATGTGAACTCAAGAATTTTCTTATTCTCTTATAATATAGCCCACTGCATACTATTACGCCCCATATGCATAGAGTTGAAAGTTTAGTGTTGTAAAGCAGGTTTTTAGTGTTCGTAAATTCAATGTCAAAACTTGTTTAGTTGTAAGTTTAGATTTAGGGTTGAAGAATGTCTAAAAAATGCCGGTTAAAGactttgttgaaaaatgaagaACATAAGTTGCCGATTGAAGGAGGATCGAATGAGGTCATGAAGACTTTTTAAGTTCAAGCTCTAGAATGCGACAATGAGAGTCTTAAAAGATGTTTTAATATGAGAAAATCGTTGCTTGTTGAGGGAAAGGGAAAGTTGTTTCACGTGTGTTGTTGTACGCACATTACTAATTTGATGGTTTAAGATGGCCTTCATGagattgcttcaattgttgattgTGTAAGGATGATATTAAATATCTAGTGGCATCAAAGGGGAGGTTGAGGCAATTTAGTGATATTGCAAAGCAATTACAATtaactttgaagaaattattgTTGGATGTATCCACTTGGTGGAATAATTTCTATTTGATGTTAGTAGCTACCCTTGCACTGCAAAAAACAAGGTTTAGTGTCGCTTGAATAGTGTCGTttttaagccaaaaaaaaaaaaaagacactttTCATTTAGCGTGGTTTAATTACAATGACGAGATTCCAAAATAACatcgtttactgttcaaacaacACTAATTAAATTAAAGTCATTTGGGCTCAAATAACACTAATAGGCCAGTGTGgttttactattcaaacgacactaCCCTGTTAGTGTCATTTGAGCAGTAAATGACATTAACAGTGTTGAGTCGTTTGAATAATGAAACGACACTACCCTATTACAAACGACATTAatctcaaaaattaatttaaaaaaatcgaTTCAGgctacccctctctctctctcctctctctatTTGTCCGTGTTTCTTGTCCTATGGAGCTTGGACAGGATGGGGGGAGAGAataagagaaaggaagaagaaggaaaaataaataagatggGGGAGATGCAGTACGTTGGTCATGAGAGGACgagagaataagaaaaaaaaaaaaaaaaaaaaatcatgagaaTGAAGGAGGAACGACGGAAGCcaagagaaagcaaaaaaaaaaaaaaaaaaaatcagatttgcTTTAATACCAtgtaaaatatttgaataaaagATTTGATGTATGAGAATTGAGAAAAATGATTCTTGATATCATTTCATCGAGCAGGTTACAAGCATACCATATATAGGAAAGAATGTTatacaaggaaaagaaaataaccgAAAGGAATGTATACAACTTGATCTAACAtactaacaaaaataagcaAGAGCATCTTATGGACGCAGGTATTGCCATgtaagcaaccaagagaaatgCCATCTGTACAAAAGAATCCAACTGTCCAGCTGAGGTGTTGAGGGCATTTTCGTAATAAAAGGGGACGTTGGTAATGATTgggggagagaaaaaaaaaaggtacgtACGTTGGTCatgagaggaaaaagaagaagaagaagaagaagaaggggccGGGAtgcagaagaaaagaagaagggggagggaatatatagaaaaagaaaaagtgaggaTTTTAGTATTGTTTGAATGATAAACAACactaaaatttttgaatttagtGTTGTTTAATGTTTAGAcgacattaaaaaatttaaatttagtgtcGTTTACTGTTTAAACAACACAACACTAAAAATTTTTAagtttagtgtcgtttgaacaaatttaaatttagacTCGTTGAATCTAATTTTAGCATCGTTTACTATTAAAACGACGCTAATTTAGATTTGACAccgtttgaacagtaaacggCGCTAAATAGTGTCGCTTTGTATAAacgatacattttttttttttttttgggtaatgaAGAGGCCTTTCTGAGGTATGGAGACGGggatcaaatttttatttgggtGCCATCGcttgatgatttggttaaagTTAAAAATATGTGTGAACTTTTGTGGGTCTTTAACCGAGTAACTAAGATTATACAAGGAACCGACTATCCAACTGCCAAATTATTCCTTCCCCAAGTATGGAGAATGAAAGACGAAGATCTTCTATtcttatgtattttaatttatcaaGATGTACTACCGTTATTTTTCATGTTAACAGTTAAAAAAGAGTCACAGGCGGACTAGCATTGCCTTAACAGAAATCAGAAAAACTGACCGttacattttcacttttattttccttcaaacGACAAACAGGTCCAGCTTAATTATATTACCAAGCAAGAAAGGCAAAGCTTCAAACTTGCAGAGAGAGTTTCTCTGCCTCTCCATCtctcatttcttttctattttgaaAAGATTATCCTTCTCTCGTGATTATCTTCTAGATCGAACTACCGTACATTCATCCAGGCGCGTCTCTAATCACGTTTCAGGGACGAACATGAGACTGAAGGATCTTCATCTCAAgctcaaggtttttttttttttttcctcttcttttaaGAACGAATAGCCTTTTATCTTGGAGTTCTTGGTCAATCGGATAATTTAAACCGATGGGTTTATGAGTTCTGGTTGATTCTTCTTTATGTTTGATAGAAAAGGAACAATGGATAGACGATCGAGCAACAAAGACTGATTTTCCTTCATGTTTGTGATTCAAGAATGATGGAATTTTACATAAAGAAGTAGTTTATGTCAAGAAGTTGGTCTTTACAAGTAACTCATGCATTTACTGGGCTGTGTAGGGATTGAGGCAAAAAAGCTTTCTGATAGGAGATGGCGGGAGCAAGAAAAGAAAGCAGAAGATTTCAATGCCTCCATGGATTGCATTATTACATGGATATCGTGTGGTCGAGGATCAATCATTTATAAGTGGTTCAGATGAGGCTGAGCCTGAGGCTGACTCAGTTGTGGCACACAGAGAGAGAACTGAAGAGCTTGAGTTGTGGTTTTTTGGAGTTTCCAACGCTCAAGTTGGAGACAGAGTTACCGAGTACATGCAATCCCATTTATTTGACAGGAACCCCAAAGAGGTAAGACTTTATATAATGCTTCtatatattcttttaagtttactTTGTGGCTAGCGCTATCATTCTAAAATGATTAGCCAATTTAGAGGTTTCAATCATTTATAAAACTCAGTCGCACCTAGTAATGAATCAATGTGAGACTGAGGTGTTACAAGCCGGCACACCCAACAAGGCATTTGTACTTTCATCTAGCTTTAGAATGTCATATTGTGCTTTGCAGTCACAGATAAGGAGAAAGAGCGAAGAGACAATGAGAAAGGCATACCTTGGTGCAAGAGCAGAGATCAGAGAGACACACAAAGCAGATGAGACATGGAGAGCGGGTTCAGTATCTGTGTTGGTCACTAACACGGGAGAGCTTGTGACGGCTTCCATGGGAAACTATAGAGCTGTTGTCTGCAGAGCTGCCGTGGCTCATGAGATAGGCAGCAGGGACCAGCAATCGGCCAAAAGATACTGGTCTCGCAGACTCATTTCAGGTATGGAACACTTTCCTACTTTGTCTGTCTTACTCTAGACCAACTACAAGTCTACATGGGATAACACAGTTTTTGAAGCGAAAACAGAAGATGTGATAGTAGTTTCTGTTTTTGCGCATCAAGTACGCAAATATTTGGGCAAAATAGCAGGCAATAAGCAATCCAAAGGACTTCTTGTTGGTGCTGAAAGAATTGATGCGCCTACTGAATTTATCATCTTAGCAAGCACTGGCATATGGGAGGTGATCGATCTGTTCTTATACATTTCTTTACACTTCCTCCTCCTGCCATATTTCCCACGTATTTCTTATGCGCATACAAAGAGAGTCAAAAGagtattttggtcttttttaTCCAGGTTATGAATGACCAAGAGGCTGTGCGTCTCATCCGGTACATAGATGATCCACAAAAAGCTGCTGAGTACTTGGCATACGAGGCTTTGAATAGAAGGAGCAAAAGCAGGATTTCTTGTTTGATCATTCGCTTTCACTAATACCTTTTCACATTTATTAATTgcaacagattttttttttttttttttttacactcgATAGTTTTACTGCATATTGCTTGACAGATTAAGCCGATAGTTTTACTGCATGTTGTGGTGCCAACTGCTGCACATTCTACATACCATATTCAGAGATGGTGCATCCATGTGATACATATATAGATTAAACATTACTCAAACAAAATTGTACCAagtttttttgacaagtaaaattttttacttttatactTCATGAAAAGTGTGCTACACCAAGAGAACTAAAATCGTAAAGAATTGTACCAAGTTAATAGCTAATGTTTGATTTAGTCGGTTCACGCGGGGAGCTACTGAATAATTCACCATTCAAACATCGAAATATGAATGTGATATACAAGGGACCAGTTTGACAGCAAGGCGAATAATAATTATGCTTTTTCACATTGAAACAATGATATTTGTAAAAATTCACAACCAAAATAGTGCAAAAGATACAAGCTGCATTCTCACCTTCAAATGTATCATCTACGATGTCATGTTGTCAGTTTCTTTTCACTAGTCTTGCTCCGGAAGGGTGATAACAAGGAGAAAGACCGAGACGCTGAAGCAGACAAATAAAATCCTTAAATCTCAAATCCAGACACCAGGAAAAAAGactgaagaaagaaagaatgaagttTGGTAAGTTGCATGCATATTGAGGACTTACACTTTTGTGAAGTAGTACCGGCAGTAGGAGTTTCGTCTTGAGAGATCAAATTCTTCAATGTATGAACTGATAATGACAATGCAAAAATGCCGGTTAGCAGTCAAAAATGACAGTCAGCTTGAGTACGAGCGAAGCAAATGAAGCGACCGAGGAAAAGTTAACGAGGGAATTAAGCGAAGAGAATAAGTAAACACTTCAAAAAAGTCAAAATGCAATTTTGCAATTTATGTATGTAAGATGTGATATTATGATTTATGGAAAGAAATGTTTCTTTATGAGTTATAAGTTGAAGGGTTATTGTTAATAGCATGATAGTTATGTATTCTTGCAAAAGTGAGATGAGCCCTAAAGTTATGGCATGTTTTACCCATAGCTaatttgtcatgattttaagaaagagaaaaataataaatgaaatttattatggtacaaagaaaaagaagagcacataatatatatttagtatgaaaatttattgaaaagaaatagTAAGAGTTTAACCCCACGACAACCACAACGAAGGACGGATACACAAAGGTGTGGGTAATAGAGAATTTATAGCAGCAGTACCGTATGATAGTAAAGATAAAAGATCAAAGGATAGCATACGCAACCACAATGAAAGACGGATATGCGAAAGTGTGGGCTATTACATAGAGGGTTTCTTTCTTGAGTGAGCTACCCATGGCGAAGAAGGGATATGCAAAGTCATGAAGAAGGGATAGACTGCCTTATAATCAAGTGAAAAAGATAAGAATAATCTCTTTCATACATACGCACAATGGAAGcaaatttttatcaaatcaacAGTCAGTATAGAAGAAGGGTTTTACACAAAACtgaatttttgttgaaaaaaaaaaaaggacaatccTTCCTTGTGGTGCAGTGGAGCGAAGACTACAATTTAAAATTCATACAGAACATCTAAGTAACATAATATTTATAATTGTCTAGACAAAAACCCTAAAGAAGACCACACTCAAGAACCCATTTAAGACCAAATTGCCAATACTGTCTGAGAATCACCAGTTAATTTGTGTAATTCTTTTCATAATAGAATCACTTGTTTTGGATTCTGAGAAATTTGttcactttttgaaatttaagtGTTACTGTGATTTGTTAGCCATAGTCAGTACAGTTCAAATGTATGTCAATTGTGCATTTTGAAATTGTTCATTAGAGTGCTGGGGAGGGAGTACATGCATGTTACCTTCACTCGTAGAAACATAGTTTGCCCCAGAATCATCCGCATCAGAACTATTGATGCTGGTATTATCTGATTCAATATTCCGTTCACCTGTAGCTGAGCTATGACTCTTTCTCCCAAACTTCAATAGCCGTCTAATCCCTTTTGATGAGTCCTTTCCTTGAGGCTTCTCCAGTGACTCTGGAATCTTTTCTAGACTCGAGTTTCTAGAAT contains the following coding sequences:
- the LOC133858589 gene encoding putative protein phosphatase 2C-like protein 44, which produces MGLKDLHLMLKGLRLKRFLIGDGGSKKRKLKISRRPSWMMQVSHGYHVVEDQSFSSTGSDHEPESDSVVVQREQIDDLESWFFGVFDPQVGDDVTKYVRSHLFDRNPKETHIRRKSKETMRKAYLGARAKIRETQKADETSRAGSVSVLVINTEKLVTASMGNYRAVVCRNGVAREIGKRDQKSDKRYWSRRLFSVRKYLGKAAGTKQSKGSDLVVGAERIDSSTEFVILASTGIWEVMNNQEAVHLIGHIEDPQEAAECLAKEALVRRSRSSISCLIMRFD
- the LOC133872905 gene encoding putative protein phosphatase 2C-like protein 44, which produces MRLKDLHLKLKGLRQKSFLIGDGGSKKRKQKISMPPWIALLHGYRVVEDQSFISGSDEAEPEADSVVAHRERTEELELWFFGVSNAQVGDRVTEYMQSHLFDRNPKESQIRRKSEETMRKAYLGARAEIRETHKADETWRAGSVSVLVTNTGELVTASMGNYRAVVCRAAVAHEIGSRDQQSAKRYWSRRLISGNKQSKGLLVGAERIDAPTEFIILASTGIWEVMNDQEAVRLIRYIDDPQKAAEYLAYEALNRRSKSRISCLIIRFH